The window AATTATCTGTGTCATTATGAAAACACGCATATATGCCGCGCACGGAAATCCCTTCTTTGTCGCATACATCCCGCATACGAGCATGAATATCGTCTACGTCCTTTTCCGCCATATATCCGCGGGCAACACCGCGCTGATTTGTTGCGATAAAAATATCATATCCCTTCCGCGTGAGCATACGCATCGCGTCTAACGCATCTGGCAAAAATTCGAACTCACTCCACCGCTTTACATAATCCCCCTCTCGCGGTTTTTTATTTATAACTCCATCCCGGTCAAGTATGACACTTTTTTTAGGAGTAAAAAATTTTTCAGCAACTAATAACCGATCGTGATTAGTAATTGTATAATAATGATGCTCAGTACTATACGCAGCAACCTTGCCCTGCGCTACAAGCGGCGGCAGGATGTCCTCTTCAAATGAAATATTCCCCGAAGGCATACCCTCACACATATCACGCGTAAGGACAAAACAACCTATATCAATAGCGTGAGCACGTTTATCTTTCCGCATTTTATCGTATACATACACCAGACCGTCCGAACGGAGAGCCACGTTATTTTCATTCCCGTACTCGCCGGCGCCGTCGGTATTTGCGTACACCGACATAAGAACCGGCGCACCGATACGAACATATTCTGCGGATATGCGAGAAAGTATAAACGGCCAATAATTATCTCCGTACAATAAAAAAAATGTATCGTGCAAAGCATGGCGCGCATCATATATGCGTTTGCCTGTTTGGTCTTCAGGCGAACCGTTGCTGTATGCGATATGTACACCGAAACGCGTTCCATCCCCAAAATGAGACTTAATCTTCTCCCCCAAGTATCCAATGAGTAATACTATGTCTGTAATACCCTCATCCCGGAGACGCGTTATCAGATATTCAAGAAATGGACGCCCATACACGGGCGCCATTGGTTTTGGTACCGTGCGCGTAAGCGGCAAAAGCCGCTCTCCTTTGCCGCCCGCGAGTATAACCGCTTGTCGTATGGGAGTCTTCATATCCATTCAAGTTGGGCATTCACCCGTTTTGTATCAAGAAGATGTTTGATCTGAAGAAGGCGATTCGTGCGCCGTCCGCGAAAATCGTCTTCTGTAAATCCTATACGGCCAAAAAACGAGACGAGTTCCTCTGCCCCCTTCTGCATAGTCCACTGCGGCGCAAATCTGTCTCCAAATGCGTTATAAAATTTTTTAAATGAAATTTTATATGTGCGGGCATCGCTCCCATGTTCGCCTGTATAGGTGACTTTGCTTTTCGGCACTGCTTTCTGCACCGCTTCCGCAATTTCCCGGACCGTGTAGTTGCCGTGCGGATACCCCACATGAAATGCCTGTTTTTGCACAATATCCGCAGGAGCT is drawn from Candidatus Niyogibacteria bacterium CG10_big_fil_rev_8_21_14_0_10_46_36 and contains these coding sequences:
- a CDS encoding histidinol phosphate phosphatase, which codes for MDMKTPIRQAVILAGGKGERLLPLTRTVPKPMAPVYGRPFLEYLITRLRDEGITDIVLLIGYLGEKIKSHFGDGTRFGVHIAYSNGSPEDQTGKRIYDARHALHDTFFLLYGDNYWPFILSRISAEYVRIGAPVLMSVYANTDGAGEYGNENNVALRSDGLVYVYDKMRKDKRAHAIDIGCFVLTRDMCEGMPSGNISFEEDILPPLVAQGKVAAYSTEHHYYTITNHDRLLVAEKFFTPKKSVILDRDGVINKKPREGDYVKRWSEFEFLPDALDAMRMLTRKGYDIFIATNQRGVARGYMAEKDVDDIHARMRDVCDKEGISVRGIYACFHNDTDNCGCRKPKPGMLLQAAHDHFFDITKAIFIGDDIRDEQAGNAAGCKTFLLNGQKDLLSIASALS